ACGGCAAAATCCAACTGAAACCGCAGACTAATATAGATGATAATGCCGACAAAGGAGACAATTAACGCCAACAAGCCAGAAGTTAACAACTGGCGACCGATTGTTGGACCTACGGTGTCGATCTGCGTCGATTGCGGATCGAATGCACCAATTTGTTGACTTAATGCATCTTGCAACTGTGTGCGTTGCTCGACGTTTAAGGTACTCGTGCGAATCGAGATTCCTTGTTGTTCTTGCCCCAAAATCTGAATGCTGCTGTTAGAAAGTCCTTGCGCGGCGAGAACTTCGCGCACCGCAGTAATATCTATCGGTTGAGCGCAATTATTTGGTTGACTGCAATCGCGTTCGAGTTGTAATCGCGTACCGCCAATAAAATCTAAACTAGGACGCAATGGCGCGCCAATTTGCTGCCAAGAAATCAGCATTGCCACTAACCCAGCAATAATTGCGGCGGTAGAAATTGTCCACCATAGTTTTCGCGATTGGTTAATACTCAGTTTCATCGTGTCACCTCTGCCCTCCGAACTGCTGGTAGGTTTGGGCAGTACAATTCTGGTTTACGCAACGAAGGCAAGCTAATGGCAATAAACATCAGCGTACGACTACAAGTAATTGCTGTAAACATACTCACTGCGATACCAAGCGCCAAAGTTAAGGCAAAACCACGTACTAAACCTGCTCCTAACCAGAACAATGCTGCGCAAGCAATCCAGGTTGTTACATTGCTATCTAAAATACTGGAAAAAGCGCGGTAAAATCCTGATTCAACTGAACGATACAGCGACTTACCAGCACGAAGTTCCTCGCGCGTTCGCTCAAAAATCAGGACGTTAGCGTCAACTGCCATACCAATACTAAGAATAAAACCCGCAATGCCAGGCAATGTCAAGGTAACACCAAGTAAGGCAAAACTCGCCCAGGTGAGTAAAGCATAAACGACAAGTG
This portion of the Chroogloeocystis siderophila 5.2 s.c.1 genome encodes:
- the secF gene encoding protein translocase subunit SecF → MKLSINQSRKLWWTISTAAIIAGLVAMLISWQQIGAPLRPSLDFIGGTRLQLERDCSQPNNCAQPIDITAVREVLAAQGLSNSSIQILGQEQQGISIRTSTLNVEQRTQLQDALSQQIGAFDPQSTQIDTVGPTIGRQLLTSGLLALIVSFVGIIIYISLRFQLDFAVFGIIALLHDVLTTAGVFAILGLVWGVEVDSLFIVALLTITGFSVNDTVVIYDRIREILKTSPDRPISDIVDDAVNQTLTRSINTTLTTLLALFSIFLFGGETLKNFALALIIGFICGAYSSIFIASTLLAWWRERSGQRLATQGASVINSSPEDP